ACCAGGATGCCCCGTATACGGTTCCGTGCGAGTTTGCCAAGAAGCACGGGATGAAGTACATCGAGTTCGGCAGCATTTGGGGCGACTATTTCGTCCAGGCCCTGGGTTACAACCCGCACATTCCGCTGCACACGGATCCGCTGCGGCTCAAAAAGTACGTCGACTCGATGGGCCTGAAGGTTTCGCAGATCGATGCCGCCTACCCCGTTTCCTTGCCCGAGGGGTTGTATCGCGGCATTCCTTACACCATCGAAGCGATCAAGTTCGCGCGGTCGCTAGGGGCCCAATTCGTCGACACCACCGACGGCGCGACCAAGCCGCAGGGCTTGTCCGACGACGAAGTGTTTGACCTGATGAAGCACTATTACAGGATCGTGCTCCAATGGGCCGAAAGCCACGAGGTCATCGTCAACGTCGAGCCGCACGGCCCCTATACCAACAAC
This Phycisphaerae bacterium DNA region includes the following protein-coding sequences:
- a CDS encoding sugar phosphate isomerase/epimerase family protein, which encodes MIELGMHVDNWRHQDAPYTVPCEFAKKHGMKYIEFGSIWGDYFVQALGYNPHIPLHTDPLRLKKYVDSMGLKVSQIDAAYPVSLPEGLYRGIPYTIEAIKFARSLGAQFVDTTDGATKPQGLSDDEVFDLMKHYYRIVLQWAESHEVIVNVEPHGPYTNNADFMERLFTEFDTPLLRMNFDTGNNFIAGNDPVAFLKRFRHKVSHCHIKDVSESLAKAVRGEETGISTSVVAIGEGVNADNIAGCIELLKSTKWSGVLSIECEAAPGKVEQSLDWLRKQIAK